One region of Triticum aestivum cultivar Chinese Spring chromosome 6B, IWGSC CS RefSeq v2.1, whole genome shotgun sequence genomic DNA includes:
- the LOC123136380 gene encoding receptor-like protein 2 isoform X2 → MRFLTVPPVVLHLFLLLFLASPATACTKQEKRNLLQFLAGLSQDGGLAASWRDNGTDCCEWEGVVCNGDGAVAEVSLGSKGLEGRISPSLADLTSLLHVNLSYNSFSGGLPPELMFSGSIIVLDVSFSRLNGPLPELPYLVTTDRPLQVLNISSNQFSSEFPSATWKVMKNLIALNASNNSFTGHIPSSLCIGLPSLALLDLCYNQLSGDIPNTLGNCSKLKVLKAGNNHISGILPVEIFHATSLEYLSFPNNGGLQGELDGAHIVKLSNLLTLDLGGNSFSGTIPESIGQLRRLEELHLGSNNMSGELPSTMSNCTNLKTIDLKINNFSGNLGKQFDCTAAVNQPFPRVVGASASCLLAKTS, encoded by the exons ATGCGGTTCCTCACCGTTCCTCCCGTCGTGCTGCATCTGTTCCTGCTACTCTTCTTGGCCTCTCCTGCCACCGCATGCACCAAGCAGGAGAAGCGCAACCTCCTTCAGTTCCTTGCCGGACTATCACAAGACGGCGGCCTCGCTGCATCGTGGCGCGACAACGGCACGGACTGCTGCGAGTGGGAAGGCGTCGTCTGCAATGGAGACGGGGCCGTTGCTGAGGTCTCCCTGGGATCTAAAGGACTTGAAGGGCGCATCTCGCCATCCCTGGCCGACCTCACCAGTCTGCTGCATGTCAACCTCTCGTACAACTCCTTCTCAGGTGGCCTTCCTCCGGAGCTCATGTTCTCTGGAAGCATCATCGTCCTCGACGTCAGCTTCAGCCGGCTCAATGGACCGCTGCCCGAGCTTCCATATTTGGTTACCACTGACCGGCCTCTGCAAGTACTCAACATCTCGAGCAACCAGTTCAGCTCAGAATTTCCATCAGCCACATGGAAGGTGATGAAGAATCTGATCGCGCTCAACGCCAGCAATAACAGCTTCACTGGGCACATACCGTCTTCTCTTTGCATTGGCTTGCCATCTTTGGCTTTGCTTGACCTCTGCTACAACCAATTGAGCGGCGACATTCCAAACACACTGGGTAATTGCTCCAAGCTCAAAGTGCTCAAGGCTGGCAACAACCACATAAGTGGGATTCTACCGGTTGAAATCTTCCATGCTACCTCGCTGGAGTACCTCTCCTTCCCCAACAATGGTGGTTTACAAGGAGAACTTGATGGAGCACACATAGTCAAACTCAGTAATCTGCTTACTCTTGACCTTGGAGGGAACAGTTTCAGTGGAACCATTCCAGAGTCCATAGGTCAGCTCAGGAGGCTCGAGGAGCTCCATTTGGGTAGCAATAACATGTCTGGGGAGCTGCCATCGACTATGAGCAACTGCACAAATCTCAAAACCATTGATCTGAAGATCAACAACTTCAGTGGAAATCTAGGCAAG CAATTTGACTGCACTGCGGCTGTCAATCAACCATTTCCACG AGTTGTAGGAGCATCAGCGTCCTGCTTATTGGCAAAAACTTCATGA
- the LOC123136380 gene encoding receptor-like protein 2 isoform X1: MRFLTVPPVVLHLFLLLFLASPATACTKQEKRNLLQFLAGLSQDGGLAASWRDNGTDCCEWEGVVCNGDGAVAEVSLGSKGLEGRISPSLADLTSLLHVNLSYNSFSGGLPPELMFSGSIIVLDVSFSRLNGPLPELPYLVTTDRPLQVLNISSNQFSSEFPSATWKVMKNLIALNASNNSFTGHIPSSLCIGLPSLALLDLCYNQLSGDIPNTLGNCSKLKVLKAGNNHISGILPVEIFHATSLEYLSFPNNGGLQGELDGAHIVKLSNLLTLDLGGNSFSGTIPESIGQLRRLEELHLGSNNMSGELPSTMSNCTNLKTIDLKINNFSGNLGKVNFATLPNLKTLDLMKNNLSGIIPESIYSCSNLTALRLSINHFHEL; encoded by the exons ATGCGGTTCCTCACCGTTCCTCCCGTCGTGCTGCATCTGTTCCTGCTACTCTTCTTGGCCTCTCCTGCCACCGCATGCACCAAGCAGGAGAAGCGCAACCTCCTTCAGTTCCTTGCCGGACTATCACAAGACGGCGGCCTCGCTGCATCGTGGCGCGACAACGGCACGGACTGCTGCGAGTGGGAAGGCGTCGTCTGCAATGGAGACGGGGCCGTTGCTGAGGTCTCCCTGGGATCTAAAGGACTTGAAGGGCGCATCTCGCCATCCCTGGCCGACCTCACCAGTCTGCTGCATGTCAACCTCTCGTACAACTCCTTCTCAGGTGGCCTTCCTCCGGAGCTCATGTTCTCTGGAAGCATCATCGTCCTCGACGTCAGCTTCAGCCGGCTCAATGGACCGCTGCCCGAGCTTCCATATTTGGTTACCACTGACCGGCCTCTGCAAGTACTCAACATCTCGAGCAACCAGTTCAGCTCAGAATTTCCATCAGCCACATGGAAGGTGATGAAGAATCTGATCGCGCTCAACGCCAGCAATAACAGCTTCACTGGGCACATACCGTCTTCTCTTTGCATTGGCTTGCCATCTTTGGCTTTGCTTGACCTCTGCTACAACCAATTGAGCGGCGACATTCCAAACACACTGGGTAATTGCTCCAAGCTCAAAGTGCTCAAGGCTGGCAACAACCACATAAGTGGGATTCTACCGGTTGAAATCTTCCATGCTACCTCGCTGGAGTACCTCTCCTTCCCCAACAATGGTGGTTTACAAGGAGAACTTGATGGAGCACACATAGTCAAACTCAGTAATCTGCTTACTCTTGACCTTGGAGGGAACAGTTTCAGTGGAACCATTCCAGAGTCCATAGGTCAGCTCAGGAGGCTCGAGGAGCTCCATTTGGGTAGCAATAACATGTCTGGGGAGCTGCCATCGACTATGAGCAACTGCACAAATCTCAAAACCATTGATCTGAAGATCAACAACTTCAGTGGAAATCTAGGCAAGGTAAACTTCGCCACCCTACCGAATCTAAAAACTTTAGATCTCATGAAGAATAATCTCAGTGGCATAATTCCAGAAAGCATTTACTCATGCAGCAATTTGACTGCACTGCGGCTGTCAATCAACCATTTCCACG AGTTGTAG